In the Pseudomonas sp. DTU_2021_1001937_2_SI_NGA_ILE_001 genome, one interval contains:
- a CDS encoding RHS repeat-associated core domain-containing protein, giving the protein MTSSLVNDQARHQRLRDLETDQRQEHAYLPHGFRPSTGIGSPLPAFNGEYRDPLTGHYLLGNGYRAFNPLLMRFNSPDSLSPFAHGGVNSYAYCRGDPVNATDITGHFPVFRRLGNLLRLRRQVARETRLVRLTTHGFDDLFSSRTFREPAAPGRSNTPPPSLRSHSTTAQSSTADLPDLSHENYLGTTPVSMATAWKRTAQWIEALPVEPGTASPPVSTPSPSSHRHSSDASVSSLISARQLARSAPTSSGSGMFKLLPDEQAGVIRRQ; this is encoded by the coding sequence ATGACCTCGTCCCTCGTTAACGATCAGGCTCGCCATCAACGGCTGCGCGACCTGGAAACCGACCAACGGCAGGAGCACGCCTACCTGCCCCACGGTTTTCGTCCATCAACGGGCATCGGCTCGCCGCTGCCGGCCTTCAACGGCGAATACCGCGACCCCCTCACCGGCCATTACCTGCTGGGCAACGGTTACCGGGCGTTCAACCCGTTACTGATGCGTTTCAACAGTCCAGACAGCCTGAGTCCGTTTGCTCACGGCGGAGTGAACAGCTACGCCTACTGCCGTGGCGATCCGGTCAATGCGACTGACATCACGGGGCACTTCCCCGTGTTCCGACGACTGGGCAACCTGCTGCGTCTGCGTAGACAGGTGGCGCGAGAAACTCGTCTTGTTCGCCTGACAACGCATGGGTTCGACGATCTATTCAGCAGCAGGACGTTCCGAGAGCCTGCGGCGCCAGGCAGAAGCAACACACCCCCACCCTCACTCCGCAGCCACTCCACAACCGCGCAAAGCTCGACGGCTGACCTGCCAGACCTTTCCCATGAAAACTATTTGGGCACGACTCCCGTGTCCATGGCGACGGCATGGAAAAGAACGGCGCAGTGGATCGAAGCCTTGCCTGTCGAGCCGGGCACGGCCTCGCCTCCCGTGAGCACGCCTAGCCCTTCTAGCCATCGACACTCCAGTGATGCATCGGTCTCTTCACTCATCTCTGCCAGGCAACTGGCGCGCAGCGCACCCACGTCCTCAGGCAGCGGCATGTTCAAGCTCTTGCCAGACGAACAGGCCGGGGTCATCAGGCGCCAGTGA
- a CDS encoding acetolactate synthase large subunit yields MAKAADVVVQCLENEGVEYVFGIPGEENLDLLESLRKSQIKLVLTRHEQSAGFMAATYGRLTGKTGVSLSTLGPGATNLVTAGAYAYLGGMPMLMITGQKPIKKSKQGRFQILDVVGMMQPLTKYTHQLASADNIPSRVREAFRLAEEEKPGAVHLELPEDIAAEQTDVLPIPRSVHRRPLAEHKSIEAAVAKLKAARSPILVIGAGANRKMTAKVLKQLIDKTGIPFVTTQMGKGVVDERHPRFLGNAALSSGDFVHRAVEAADLIINIGHDVIEKPPFFMVRGGTEVIHVSFRSAEVDAVYFPQIEVIGDIANAIWQIGEALDAAAFDGSAQWDFTRLMAIREANEAQIAEGADDDRFPVYPQRLVADIRRALPSEGIVALDNGIYKIWFARNYKAHKPNTVLLDNALATMGAGLPSAMAAHLVNPKRPVVSVCGDGGFMMNSQELETAVRLNMNLTVVILRDDGYGMIRWKQANMGFTDFGLDYGNPDFVKYAEAYGAQGHRVESAEGFLPLLEKCISTPGVHVIDCPVDYSENDRILNIELRERSLAV; encoded by the coding sequence ATGGCCAAGGCCGCCGACGTGGTAGTGCAATGTCTGGAAAATGAAGGCGTCGAGTACGTTTTCGGTATTCCAGGTGAAGAAAACCTCGACCTTCTCGAGTCTCTGCGCAAATCGCAGATCAAGCTGGTGCTGACCCGCCACGAGCAGTCCGCTGGCTTCATGGCCGCCACCTATGGCCGTCTGACCGGCAAGACCGGCGTCAGCCTGTCGACCCTGGGCCCCGGTGCCACCAACCTGGTGACCGCAGGCGCCTATGCCTACCTGGGCGGTATGCCCATGTTGATGATCACTGGCCAAAAGCCGATCAAGAAATCCAAGCAGGGCCGCTTCCAGATTCTGGATGTGGTCGGCATGATGCAGCCGCTGACCAAATACACCCATCAGTTGGCTTCCGCGGACAACATCCCGTCCCGCGTGCGTGAGGCCTTCCGTCTCGCCGAAGAGGAAAAGCCCGGTGCCGTGCACCTGGAGCTGCCTGAAGACATCGCCGCCGAACAGACCGACGTGCTGCCGATTCCGCGCAGCGTGCATCGCCGTCCGCTGGCCGAGCACAAATCCATCGAAGCCGCCGTGGCCAAGCTCAAGGCTGCGCGCAGCCCGATCCTGGTGATCGGTGCCGGTGCCAACCGCAAGATGACCGCCAAGGTCCTCAAGCAACTGATCGACAAGACCGGCATCCCGTTCGTCACCACCCAGATGGGTAAAGGCGTGGTCGACGAGCGTCACCCGCGCTTCCTGGGCAACGCCGCGCTGTCGTCCGGTGACTTCGTGCACCGTGCGGTCGAGGCGGCCGACCTGATCATCAACATCGGCCACGACGTGATCGAGAAGCCACCATTCTTCATGGTGCGTGGCGGTACCGAAGTGATCCACGTCAGCTTCCGTTCCGCTGAAGTGGACGCGGTGTACTTCCCGCAGATCGAAGTGATCGGCGACATCGCCAACGCCATCTGGCAGATCGGCGAAGCGCTGGATGCCGCGGCATTCGACGGCAGCGCACAGTGGGACTTCACTCGCCTGATGGCGATTCGTGAAGCCAACGAAGCGCAGATCGCCGAAGGCGCCGACGACGACCGCTTCCCGGTGTATCCGCAGCGTCTGGTGGCCGATATCCGTCGTGCGCTGCCCAGCGAGGGCATCGTGGCGCTGGACAACGGCATCTACAAGATCTGGTTCGCGCGTAACTACAAGGCGCACAAGCCCAACACCGTCCTGCTGGACAACGCCCTGGCGACCATGGGCGCTGGCCTGCCGTCGGCCATGGCGGCGCACCTGGTCAACCCCAAGCGCCCGGTGGTTTCGGTGTGCGGTGACGGCGGTTTCATGATGAACAGCCAGGAGCTGGAAACAGCCGTGCGCCTGAACATGAACCTGACCGTGGTGATCCTGCGTGACGACGGCTACGGCATGATCCGCTGGAAGCAGGCCAACATGGGCTTCACCGATTTCGGCCTGGACTATGGCAACCCTGACTTCGTCAAGTACGCCGAAGCCTACGGTGCCCAGGGCCATCGCGTGGAAAGCGCCGAAGGCTTCCTGCCGCTGCTGGAGAAGTGCATCAGCACCCCAGGCGTTCATGTGATCGACTGCCCGGTCGACTACAGCGAGAACGACCGCATCCTCAACATCGAGCTGCGCGAGCGTAGCCTGGCTGTCTGA